The proteins below are encoded in one region of Lactuca sativa cultivar Salinas chromosome 3, Lsat_Salinas_v11, whole genome shotgun sequence:
- the LOC111884836 gene encoding pectinesterase inhibitor 10-like: MPVFLAPISPPISTQPASTSPLPPPVITFPISTAPLPPPIIFQVTTTTTTEPPARVNVSDMGAPTVGTETPITPKPLSPSSSTDSEPILSGDNFHFNSTYYSPYRLPCEDEDDAPDFLDTALQQYSASIDKSRKAMDASTSSCKKAIADVIELIHDSKVFFESLKGHADSNASKVNATVDLLSKLLQEENTKFDSVRSRFQVDHTTFLSSVNTCLDKL, from the exons ATGCCAGTTTTTCTTGCTCCAATTTCACCACCCATCTCTACTCAACCTGCTTCAACCTCACCACTTCCTCCACCAGTTATTACTTTCCCAATCTCAACTGCTCCACTACCACCTCCCATTATTTTTCAAGTCACAACAACCACTACAACCGAACCTCCGGCtcgtgtcaacgtatctgatatgggagcACCTACCGTTGGCACCGAAACCCCTATTACCCCCAAACCACTCTCACCATCTTCTTCAACCGATTCTGAACCTATTCTCAGTGGTGATAACTTTCATTTTAACTCAACCTACTACAGTCCGTATCGGCTTCCatgtgaagatgaagatgatgctcCG GATTTTCTAGACACAGCTCTTCAACAGTATAGTGCTTCCATTGATAAATCTAGAAAGGCTATGGATGCCTCCACTTCTTCCTGCAAGAAAGCAATAGCAGATGTGATAGAACTTATTCATGATTCAAAGGTTTTCTTTGAATCACTCAAAGGTCACGCAGACTCCAATGCTTCCAAAGTCAATGCTACTGTCGATTTGCTCTCAAAGTTGCTTCAAGAGGAGAACACAAAGTTTGACTCTGTTCGTTCTAGATTCCAAGTTGATCACACTACCTTTCTTTCTTCGGTTAACACATGCTTAGATAAGCTTTAG